The Bartonella australis AUST/NH1 genome contains the following window.
ACGGCGCAACTTTTTTATATCAGGTTATTGTAATCTTCCTTTAAAAACAGTATTTGTATTTTATTAACGTTTGATCTTTAGCGCTCCGTATCATTAAACTGTTGAAATTTTGCACATGTAATTTGAGTGCACCCCGTTATCGATTATATTTTCGCGTTCAAGCACACACAATATCTAACAGGAAAACATTAACGTTTTGCAGGTTGACCTGTGGCCTTGAGGTTCATGAGGCTAAAGAGCTCCTCCTTCTCCAAGCTATTAGGGCATTTTCTGCGATTTTTGGCGGTGCATCTGCTACCTTATTTCTCTGCGTAATTTGAGGGGATGTTATCATATTTGCATATTTTATAAGGGTTAAAGATAATTACGGGGGGAGGCCATAGCTGCCCTTTATCTTTTTTTTACGAGCGAGTTGTAAGCGCGCACGGCAATTATATGTCAGGCCGTCACGCACCCCGTTTTCCACCCAACAAGTATTCTTGAGGAAGTGCGTATTTTTTCAGTGATATAAGTTTTTCTCAGTGTTGTTGCTTCTTATAATTTGGCGTTGCTTTTGCTATTATAAAGTGTTTCATTAAATTTTACAATCAATAATTGAAATCTGATTTTGCAGAGCTATCTACATCCAACGTTTTGGTCGAAAAATTTGGTCAAGCTTGGATGATGAAGGGTAGAGTTATGCAATATAAGTGGAAATCGGGTTATTGGGCTCTCATGATAGGGAGCTGCCTCGTTCAAGCGGCGAGCGCGAATGTGAAAGCGGGAGGTATAAATGCAAAGGGGGCTGATGGTGGTCTAGGGGCCAAAATGCAGTCTCTTTGTCATTTTTCGGGTATAGACAGGGTAAGTATAGACGCACTTGAGGGTCAGCTGCAACAAGTGGAGCGTAGCGGGCTGTTACAAAGAGAAAATACGGGCGAAGAGGGGTGCGTAAAGGTCCGAAGAATGGATATGGGTACCGAGATTACGGTATCGCCGTATGGTGAATTAGAGCATTTTGGGTTCCTCGCCGGCGCTGACAGAGCGCTCGTTTATATTCGCGATGGGGCGGTTTTGCGAGATTCTTTGATCGGTGCTGGTGATAAAACGTATATCTTAAATGATGGGACCACGGGGAGTCCGGGGGTGTCTTCTAATAATGAGGTCCGAGATGGGGGAGTGCTTTATGTGCAGAAAGGTGGCTTTAGTGAGGGCACGGTAATTAAGAATGGCGGCATTGAGATCATTGAAGCGGGTGACGCCAAACAAGGTTCTTCGCTGGGTGCTATTGTACAGAAGGGCGGGCAGCAAATGGTCAAAGAAGGAGGAAGGTCTGACGGTGCTAAAATTTATGGAGGCATACAGACTGTTTCAGGAAAAGGGAATGTTCAGGGAAAAGAGGTGGAAAGTAGTGCTAATTCCGCTGTAATTTACAGTGACGAAGATGGGACGTTGGGACAGCAGCAGGTATATGGTGGCGGGATAGCTGCGAATACGAAGGTTATGAGCGGGGGGTTGCAGACTGTTAATATGGGCGCGGCAAATCAGGCTGAGGAGAGTTTTGTGATAAATACAGAAATTTTTGGTCAGGGTAGGCAGCATATCGGAAAGGGGGGGGGGGCTCTTAGTGTTGCTTTAAGCGGGGCCGCTGTCCAGGTGATACATGAGGGGGGATACGCAGTTAATGTAACAATCAAGGATAGAGCGCAATCGTGGCTGTATAAAACCGCGGTGTTGGAAGGAGACACGGAAGTCGATAATTTCGGGCGGGTTAGTATTTATGCCGCAGATGAAAAAAATCGCGCTGTAGCAGAGCATATTGCTTTGAATGGGAGGAATTCGACGTTATTCTCTGTCGGCACGGAGAATGATACAAATGGTTCTTTGGTTAAGAAGTTAAGCGGCATAGGGGAGGTTCAGTTTATCTCGAGTGGGAGCGATGAACATTATTCTCAGCTTTATGTTGAGGATCTGTCAGGTAATTTACATTTCGTATTTCGTACGGATATTGCAGGTGATCGTGGCGATTATCTTTTCGTCGATAAAGGTGAAGGTGATCATACAATTAGTGTCAGTGATTCTGGTGCTGAAATCACAGATCCTAGCAAAAAAAGTCGCGATTTAATTACCGATAAAAGCGGGGGAGCTGATTTTACTTTGACGAGTCTTTCCGGCGTCAAAATTAATGCTGTTGACGGGGGGACCTATGTGTACGGTTTGAGGCAAAGAAAAGATCAAGGTGGGAAAATTTGGTATTTATCCACAGATCCTGTATCCGATGATCCTGACCATAAACCGGATCTTCCAGTTCCCGATCTGGTGACGACTCCATCTACTGATGCGGTATTGTCTGTAGCGACGGCTGCAGGGCTCATTTTTCAAAATGAGTTGCAAAGTTTGCGCACCGGCAGAGGGATTTTAGACAAAAATAAGAAAAATACGGCTTTATGGGCCCGCGCAATTAAAAACAGAGAGCGGGTCGCTACAGGTCATACGCATTTTAAGCTTGGTCAGACCGGCGTAATGTTCGGTTTTGATCAGCCGAGGGATTTGGCAAACGGAGATTTTTATGTTGGCGGTTTTACTGGCTATGACCAGGCACGTATTACGCACGAACGAGGTGGCGTCAGCGATATGGACGTTTATAGTCTGGGGGCTTACGCGACTTATTTTGATAATAAAGGTTGGTATTTAGACGGTGTTGTGAAATATAGTTATTACCAAAATGATCTGAGGGCTATTTCAACTAATAATTTGGCTGTGAAAGCGGATTATAGTCAGTGGGCAGTGGGTGGATCGCTTGAAGCAGGTTATCGCTTTCAAGTAGCTAAAAATACTTGGGTGCAGCCTCATGGTAAATTAACGGGGGTGCATGTTGAGGATCAAAAAATAGAACTTTCTAATGGTATGACGGGCGATATAGACTCTTATGCCTCTTTACTCAGCGAAATGGGGGTATCTGTGGGGCGTGAATTAATTTTTGGCGCAGGCTCTTCGTTAACAGCTTATGCGACGGCCTCTTGGTTACATGAGCATGTCGATGATAATCGTACTGTCATTAACAAAAAGAATAAATTTATCACTGACGTGTCTGGGGATGCGGCCAAATTAGGTGTTGGTTTCAATGGTTCTGTTAGTGATAATTTAGTGCTTTACGCAGAAGCTAGTTATCTTAATGGCCGTAAAATTAAACAGTCGCTTCAAGGTATTTTGGGCGTTCGCTATAATTTCTAAAGGTGCGATTATATCTTGTTTTTCGGTTAAGGGGGTGGGGTGCGGCTGCCTTTGAAGTTTAATGCCCCTGTGGTCGGGGTGGTGGTTTTGCTCTTCGCGTAAGCGGGGAGCTTTTTTTATTATCACAGATTTTTTTGAAGTAAAAATACGATTTGTGTTTTTTTATTTATTTTCCTTATATACCGGTAGTTTATAGAAGTTTATTTCGGCGTTGCTGATTAAAAATTGGCGTATTGTAATTGATGTATTGTAATATAAAACACATTATGATATAATCAGAAAACGTTACATTAAATAATGGCACGCTATTTAGCGGGTGTTGGGTGTCTATCTCATTTTTGATGATGGAGTATAGACTGTGCGGTATAAATCAAGTTTTTCGCTATTAATGATGAGTGGTCTTTGGGTGCAAGCTGCGAGTGCTGGCGGTGACATTAGCGAATTTATAAAAGAATTGCAGGCTAATGGGCCGAAGACGTCAAAGGGCTTCGTAGCGTCAGGGCCTGTTGTTAGAAATACCGCAGTTGGGAATGGAGATGTGGAGGTAGTCGAAAAAGAGAAAATATCTGCAGGTGCCAAGGTTGGAGTAGGTGGAAGTCAAGCGGTTATGTGCGGGGGAAAGTCGTTATGGCCTGTGATTATGGGGGGGGAACAGTTTGTTTTTGAGGGAAATGGTCTTACTGATCGTTCTGGGGAGTGCAGTAATTACGGGGATTCTGTGACTAGTGATACTATAATTTATGGTGACGATGAGGCATTGGGGGTGCAGAATATATATAATAATGGGTTTGCTTGGGGCACGCATATTGGGCCACAAGGGGTGCAAAATATTTTTGGTGCATCCATGTATTATAATGGCGGCGTTGCGTCAAAGACCGCGGTTTACAATGAGGGGAGACAAAATATTTGGGGGAAAGGACAGGCCGATGATGTTACCTTAAAAAAGGGGGCTATGCAGGTAATATATCTCGGTGGCTCTGCGAAAAATTTAACGATTGAGGACGGAGGGCATTCGTGGATATACGATGGTGTGAAATTAGAGAGATCAACAAAAGTTGATAATAACGGGCATCTTCATCTGTATAGTGGTATTACAGGAGGCCGTTTTAGAAAAGAAAAAATTTCTTTGCGGGGAGGCGCAAGCGAAGAGGTATTTTTCGTTGATAGTGGGAGTTCTCGATTTGATATTGAGAATTTGAATGGACAGGGAGGTATTATTAGTTTTGGCTCTTTTGGTCCTGATAAGCGCTTTTCTAAGCTTCATGTTATACAACTTTCAGGGGGGCTGCATTTTAATTTCAGAATTAATATTGGCGCAGGGGGCGGCGATTACCTTTTTATTAAAGAAGGCGCGGGTGATCATACGGTCAGCGTTGTTGATACTGGTATTGAAGTTGCAAATCATTTTTCTCAAATAAGCACTGGGGTTTCTGCGTTAGATTTGATTACTGATGAGAGCGGAGGAGCTAAATTTTCTCTAAAGAGTTTTTTCGTTGCTAATGCGCCTGCTATTGATCTAGGGGCTTATATGTATGAGCTCAAGCAGCGAATTAATGGACCAGGTAAGGAAAAAATTTGGTATTTATCTGCGAGTGTCAGCGAGGCAGGCCGTATGACTCATCCTTCACGAAGTACGGTTCCGCAGTCACCTGTTTTAGATGATAGTATTTTTTTATCCGTCCAACCTGGTGGAGAGGCGGATTCTCGAAAACGTACTCCTCGGCATTTGGCTTCAAATTCAGGAAATCCTAGTTTTTCATCTCCTGTGTTTACGGTTGTAAATAAAAATATAGAAGAGAAGTTGAAATCTACGATTTATGATCAGGTGATCGGAGGGGGAGATCTGCTCATTGTGAATTCTTTGAGTAATGGCACTAAGATTAATGATAGCGGAATAGAGTTTGTCGAGAGTGGTGGATACTCAATGGGTGCAGTTGTTAATGTTGGTGGCAAACAGGTCGTTAAGGGCGGTGGATTCACATGGTATACTAATATTAACGGTGGTGCGCAGTTTATTTTTAGTGAAGAGGATTCTTTCGGTGATGTTAGGGGAGGAGGAAGTTCCGGCAAACGCAGTGGAGCTTATAACACTTCGGTTAATGGTAATAATAGAACGCACGGACAGCAAAATATATATGATGGTGGAGTGGTTTGGGGGACGAAAATTGGGGAAGGAGGTGTGCAAAATCTTTATCAAGTGAGCATAAAAAATCCCAGTATTGCATGGAAAACCGTGATTGATAATGGGGGGAGGCAGAATGTTTTTGAAGGAGGGCAAGCCAGAGGAGTTATTGTAGAAAAAGGGGGGATGCAAGTAGTATATTTCGGTGGATTTACAGAGGATGTGACGGTTAAGAAAGCGGGGCATTCATGGGTGTTTTCTGGTGCAAAATTAGGAGGATCAATGGAGGTTCAGGATGGAGGGTATCTTCATTTGTTTGCTGGAGATAATACGCCTCACGTCGCAAGTAAGACAATTATTGTAAAAGAGCAGCCTCCTGAGACAGTATTTTCCGATGGTGGTGGTAAAAATAGTTCTCGATTTGATGTTAAAAAATTAAGTGGTGAGGGGGGGAGAATTATTTTTGATTCTGTTGATTATAATAAGGGCTTTTCTCAGCTTAAGGTTGATGATCTTTCAGGACGTTTGTCTTTTAATTTTAGAGTTGATTTTGCAGGGCATCATAGTGATTATCTTGTTATTAAACGTGGTTCAGGTAATCACGCAATAAAGATCATTGATTCTGGTGATGAAATAAAAAATCCCGTTCCCCGGAAAAACAGTTTGGCCGCCGGGATCAATTTGATTATGGATAAAAGTGGGGGGGCCAATTTTTTTCTGGAGGGTAGTTTCGGTGATGAGATATATAGTGTTGATGCGGGGGCTTATACATATATTTTGCAGTATCAAGATATGTCTCATAAGCCTAATAAAAAGGGTAGAGAAAGTAGGGGAAAAATTTGGTATTTGGCTGTAGCAAGTTCCCGAGAATCTCAATATTCCTCTTTTACTTCGCGGAAAATAGTTAAGAGACCGCAGGGTTCGAGTCTTACAGTTTCTTCGCTCGATAATTCAGGTAGTAGTGCAAAAAGTCAGAAACGCCCTCCTCAGCGCGTCAGCCGGAAATTGGAGAGCGCTAATCCTTCTTCTAGTAAAGATAGCGGTAAAAAGCAGTCTCGAAGACGTCCTCCCCGACATGTGGTTGATGAGGCACAAATTTCTAGCCTTTTGGTCGCTTCGGTCGATGATGCAGATGTAGGCACGTCTGTGCGTCAGGGCCAGCGTCGTTCTCGTCGGCATGTGGTTGAGGATACGCAAATAGCTGATCTTTCAGCTGTTGCAGTTGAAGCAGAGATTATTGATGTGTCAGAAAATCAAGGCCGTTCTCGTCGGCGTGTGATCAGGGAAGAAGAGGTCACTGATCTTTCAGCTGTTTCACCTTCGATTCTAGAACGTCGGGCTAATGGGGCAGATGTTTTTGAGTCCGGTTTAAAAAGGCCGGAAGTTTCTGCTTCTTCGGCGCTCATGTCTGATGATAAAGATGATGCAGTAATGGTCGCGTTCGATTCGAAGCTGATGTCTGATGATGCGACAGTGGTGTTTGGTGATGAAACATTAGATCTGTCTGATGATAAAAATGATGCAGCAATGGTCGCGTCCGATCCGGAGCTGATGTCTGATGATGCGACAGTGGCTAGTGTTCGGTGATGGAACATTAGATCTGTCTGATGAATAAAAATGATGCAGTAATGGTCGTGTCCGATGACGCAAATAGCGGTGAAACGGAGCATCAGGTCCGTTCCGCTCGAAATGTCAATCAGAGATTACGGGTTCCTGCTTCTTCAAGCGTCTCGAGACCAGAACATGAGGCTGTTCAGGTCATTTCACCAGAGGGTTGGAATCCTAGCTTAGGAAAACCAAGAGTCTCTCTTCTTTTAACGGCCCCATCCACTGATGCGGTGTTATCTATGGCGGCGGCTACCGGGCTTATTTTTCATAATGAGGTGCAGAGTTTGCGCTCTGGAAGGGGATTTTGGATAAAAATAAGAAAGGTACAGCTCTGTGGACCTCTATGATTAAAAGTAAAGAACAAATTGCTGCAGGCCACGCGCATTTTAAGCTTGAGCAGACTGGTGTGATATTGGGTTTAGGCCATTTAAGGGAATTTGTGAGTGGGGAGGTTTATATTGGAGGCTTCGGCAGTTATGATCAGGCGCGCATCGTACATGCGCGGGACGGTGTTAGTGATGTGAGCACTTATGGCGTGGGAGCTTATGCGACTTATTTTGATCATAATGGTTGGTATTTAGATAGCGTCGTGAAATATAATTATTACCAAAATGATCTGAAGGCTATTTCAACTAATAAACTTCCGATAAAAGGGGCTTACAATCAGTGGGCGGTAGGTGCGTCATTTGAGACAGGTTACCGTTTATATGCAGGAAAAGATACTTGGATGCAGCCTTATGGACAATTAACTTGGTCGCATGTTGAAGGTCAAACGCTAAAACTTTCCAATGGTATGATAGGTGAGATAGCGCCGTCTGCTTCGTTGCGTAGTGAAGTTGGGTTATCTGTGGGGCATGAATTAACCTTTGGCGTAGACACTTCATTAACGGCTTACGCTACAGTTTCTTGGTTACGTGAATATATCGATAATAATCATACAGTAATTAACAAAGTGCATAAATTTACCACTGACTTATCTAGGGATGTAGGTAAGTTAGGAGTTGGTTTGAGCGGTTTTTTACATGATAAGCTGACATTTTATGCGGAAGCTCATTATATGAAGGGGCATAAAACTGAACAATCTCTGCAAGGTATCCTGGGCATTCGCTATAATTTCTAATAATGTGATCATCTTTTATTTTTCGATTAAGATGCCCGTGTTTTCTTGTTTTTAAGGTGATCCTTATGATAGAGGGGCAGCTTTTAGAGCGCGCGCGCAGGCTGTGGGAGCGGTCTTGCATCTCGCTTATGCGGGGGCTTTTTGTTTATTGTTGCAGTTTTTTAAAATATACGATTTGTGTTTTTGTTTTCCGATAATTATAGGCAATTTGTCAAAATATACCCTGATAATCGCTAATTTAAAATTGATATATTGTAATATAAAACACATTATGATACAAACAACAAATATTACTATGTAAAAACGGCACGCTGCTTAGCGGGCGTGGGGTGTCCGTCTCATTTTTGATGATGGAGTATAGACTGTGCGGTACAAATTGATTTTTTCAGTGTTAATGATGAATAGTTTTTTGGTGCAAACTGCGGGCGCTGGGATGAGTGTGGAGGAGTTTGTGGAAAAATTTCCGGCTAATGCACCTAAAATACCGGCAAACTTCTCATTTGGTGTGAAATTTTTTGGTAAAACTGCGAGTAATGGAGGCGCAGTGGAATTAGTCGAAAACGGGGGTGTATCAGTAGGTTCTGAGATTAAAAAAGGTATGAAGCAAATCGTTACGCATGGGGGAAACTCATTCTGGCCTAGGATTACAGGGGGCGCGCAGTTTGTTTATGAGGAAGATGGTGCCAGCAGCGCGTTTAAGGAAGATAGTTTTCGTAGGAAGAGTGCGTCCAGTAGCGCTATAATTCATGGTAATGGTGGGGTATCAGGACAGCAAAATATATACAATGGTGGGGAGTCTTGGGATACGCGTATCGGTCCAGGAGGGGTGCAAAATGTTTTTGGAACAGGTGAACATTTGGGCGGTACTGCGTCGAATACCGTAGTTTATGAAGGAGGGAGGCAGAATATTTGGGGAGGGGGGCGTGCTAACACAGTTACGCTGGGGAACGGAAGTAAACAGGTTATATATCTCGGCGGGTCCGCGGAAAATTTAACGATTGAGAGTGGAGGAAGTTCGTGGGTGCAGAGTAGCACAAAATTAGGAGGGACAACAAAAATTAACGAAGGAGGGCATCTTTACCTTTTCACAGGTGGTAATGGAGGTCATTTAACAAAAGGAGAGGTCGCTTTGGAGAACGGATGGTCTAATGAGGAGGTGTTTTCTGTTAATGACAGTAGTTCTCGAGTGAATATTGATAATTTAAATGGCGATGGGGGTACTATTAGTTTTAGCTCCGTGGGGCCTGATGGGCGCTTTTCTGAGCTTCATATCGATAACCTTTCAGGTAGCTCTCATTTTAATTTTAGGGTTAACGCCGGAGAAGGTAGAGGGGATTATCTTTTTGTCAAAAAAGGCGCAGGTAATCACACGGTAAGCGTCGTAGATACTGGTATTGAAGCTACAAATTCTTTTTCTCAAGTAAGCGGTTCGCCTTTCGGGATTGATTTAATTACTGATCGGAGTGGGGGGGCTAATTTTACTTTGGAAGGTTCTTCCGCTGGCAGTATACGCGCTGTTGATAGGGGGGCTTATATGTACAACTTATCGCAGCGGAGTGGTGGAAAGGGCAGTGAAAAAATTTGGTATTTATCCGCGGCAGGTAATAGGACGGGGCGTTTGAGAGATTTGTCGCGGATATCAGTTTCGCGGCCGCCTTTCCCTGATGATGTTATGACTCGATTAAGCGGAGGAGGCCGGGAGTCCGGCGGTCACTCGAGTGATATTAGTTTTCTGGTCGTTAGCCCGGGAGGAAGAGATGATAAAAAGAATCGAGGGCGTTCCTCTCGGCATGTGACTCGAGGTTTGGAATCTACCGATTTTTCATCCTCTTCATCTACTCTTTCAAGCAGTCTTATGACTAAAAAATTGTACGACTCTATGACTCTTAATCAGGAAGTATCGAAAGGTCGTTCACTTATCACGACGCTTTTTAGCAGAGGCACTAAGGTCGGTGACGGCGGCGTGGAAGTAGTTGAGCATGGTGGGTATTCAACAAGCGCTACTATTAATACTGGCGGTAAGCAGATTGTTAAAGATGGTGGGTCGGCATCCGGCACTAAGATTGAGGGAGGAGAGCAATTTATTCACGGCGAAAGAGGTTTTTTCAGCAGCTTTGAGGAAGGCAATTTTCGTAAGTATAGCGGGTCTTACGGGGATTTTGTTAGTGGCACAGAAAGCACAAAGGGAAAACAGAATGTCTATGACAGTGGGGTAGCTTGGGGGGCGCATATTGGGCGGGGGGGGGTGCAAAATGTTTTTGGGAGGCATGGACGTCCCGGTGGTGCAGCGTCAAATACTACAGTCTACGATGGGGGACAGCAGAATATTTTTGAAGGGGGGAAGGCTGAAGGAGTTATTGTAAAAGAGGGGGGCAAGCAGGCAGTATATTCCGGTGGATTTACCAAGGAGTTAACTATTGGGAATGGGGGACACTCATGGATATTTTCTGGCGCAAAATTAGGGGGAGGGATAAAGGTTGATACTGGGGGGGGGCTCCACCTTTTTACAGGCGATAATACCCCTTATAGCACAAAAGAGGAGATTCCTTTAAGCGGACGAGTTAATGAGGAGGTATTTTTTAGTGGTGCAAACAATTCTTGGTTTGACATTGAAAAATTAAGCGGCGGGGGGACGGTCAATTTTGAGTCTGTTGGCTATGATGAACGTTTCTCTACACTTTATGTTGGCGATCTTTCAGGAAGTTTGCATTTCAATTTTAGGATCAATTACGGTGGGCACCGCAGTGATTATCTTATTGTTAAAAATGGGTCGGGGAATCACACGATAAACGTCATTGATACTGGTATTGAGGTAGCGGATTCTGTCTCACTGAAGCACAGTTTAGTTTCTGAGCTCAATTTAATTTTTGATAGAAGCGGAGGAGCCAATTTTACCCTAAAAAACCCACTTGGCGGGGAAATTAGCACTATTGATAGTGGGGCTTATATGTATATTTTGCGTAGTAGGACTAAAATTTCGCACAAACGTAAAAGGGATACAGAAAATGAAGGAAAAATTTGGTATTTGGTAGCTGCTACAGGCGCTCAAGGAACACACCAATCAGGTGAAAGCTTTTCGCAACGAAGAGTGAAAAAGGGGCCGCAGGTTTCTGCTTCTTCATCTTCGCTGCCGGGTGGTTCTTCGCTTATTTCGTTTAGTGATGAAGGTCAGAAACAAAGCCGGCGTCGTCCTCCTCGGCATGTGAATGATCAGCCGCGTGTTTCTGTTCCTTCGAGGCATAAGCCTGGTCCACATTTGCCGCCTGGTGGTCTTTCACCTATTTCATTTGATGGTAGAGAAGATAATGGCTGGAAACAAAAGCCAGATCAGCCATCTCGGCGTAAAGATAAACCGCGTGTTTCTGTTCCTTCGAGGCATAAGCCTGGTCCACATTTGCCGCCTGGTGGCCTTTCGCCTATTTCATTTGATGGTAGAGAAGATAATGGCTGGAAACAAAAGCCAGATCAGCCATCTCGGCGTAAAGATAAACCGCGTGTTTCTGTTCCTTCGAGGCATAAGCCTGGTCCACATTTGCCGCCTGGTGGCCTTTCGCCTATTTCATTTGATGGTAGAGAAGATAATGGCTGGAAACAAAAGCCAGATCAGCCATCTCGGCGTAAAGATAAACCGCGTGTTTCTGTTCCTTCGAGGCATAAGCCTGGTCCACATTTGCCGCCTGGTGGCCTTTCGCCTATTTCATTTGATGGTAGAGAAGATAATGGCTGGAAACAAAAGCCAGATCAGCCATCTCGGCGTAAAGATAAACCGCGTGTTTCTGTTCCTTCGAGGCATAAGCCTGGTCCACATTTGCCGCCTGGTGGTCTTTCACCTATTTCATTTGATGGTAAAGAAGATAATGGCTGGAAGCAGGGCCAGCGTCGCTCTCGTCGGCACGTGGTTGAGGATACGCAAATAGCTGATCTTTCAGCTGTTTCGCCTTCGATTCTAGAACGTCGGGCTAATGGGGCAGATGTTTTTGAGTCCGGTTTAAAAAGGCCGGAAGTTTCTGCTTCTTCGGCGCTCATGTCTGATGATAAAGATGATGCAGTAATGGTCGCGTTCGATTCGAAGCTGATGTCTGATGATGCGACAGTGGTGTTTGGTGATGAAACATTAGATCTGTCTGATGATAAAAATGATGCAGCAATGGTCGCGTCCGATCCGGAGCTGATGTCTGATGATGCGACAGTGGCTATGTTCGGTGATGGAACATTAGATCTGTCTGATGATAAAAATGATGCAGTAATGGTCGTGTCCGATGACGCAAATAGCGGTGAAACGGAGCATCAGGTCCGTTCCGCTCGAAATGTCAATCAGAGATTACGGGTTCCTGCTTCTTCAAGCGTCTCGAGACCAGAACATGAGGCTGTTCAGGTCATTTCACCAGAGGGTTGGAATCCTAGCTTAGGAAAACCAAGAGTCTCTCTTCTTTTAACGGCCCCATCCACTGATGCGGTGTTATCTATGGCGGCGGCTACCGGGCTTATTTTTCATAATGAGGTGCAGAGTTTGCGCTCTGGAAGGGGGATTTTGGATAAAAATAAGAAAGGTACAGCTCTGTGGACCTCTATGATTAAAAGTAAAGAACAAATTGCTGCAGGCCACGCGCATTTTAAGCTTGAGCAGACTGGTGTGATATTGGGTTTAGGCCATTTAAGGGAATTTGTGAGTGGGGAGGTTTATATTGGAGGCTTCGGCAGTTATGATCAGGCGCGCATCGTACATGCGCGGGACGGTGTTAGTGATGTGAGCACTTATGGCGTGGGAGCTTATGCGACTTATTTTGATCATAATGGTTGGTATTTAGATAGCGTCGTGAAATATAATTATTACCAAAATGATCTGAAGGCTATTTCAACTAATAAACTTCCGATAAAAGGGGCTTACAATCAGTGGGCGG
Protein-coding sequences here:
- a CDS encoding autotransporter outer membrane beta-barrel domain-containing protein, translating into MRYKLIFSVLMMNSFLVQTAGAGMSVEEFVEKFPANAPKIPANFSFGVKFFGKTASNGGAVELVENGGVSVGSEIKKGMKQIVTHGGNSFWPRITGGAQFVYEEDGASSAFKEDSFRRKSASSSAIIHGNGGVSGQQNIYNGGESWDTRIGPGGVQNVFGTGEHLGGTASNTVVYEGGRQNIWGGGRANTVTLGNGSKQVIYLGGSAENLTIESGGSSWVQSSTKLGGTTKINEGGHLYLFTGGNGGHLTKGEVALENGWSNEEVFSVNDSSSRVNIDNLNGDGGTISFSSVGPDGRFSELHIDNLSGSSHFNFRVNAGEGRGDYLFVKKGAGNHTVSVVDTGIEATNSFSQVSGSPFGIDLITDRSGGANFTLEGSSAGSIRAVDRGAYMYNLSQRSGGKGSEKIWYLSAAGNRTGRLRDLSRISVSRPPFPDDVMTRLSGGGRESGGHSSDISFLVVSPGGRDDKKNRGRSSRHVTRGLESTDFSSSSSTLSSSLMTKKLYDSMTLNQEVSKGRSLITTLFSRGTKVGDGGVEVVEHGGYSTSATINTGGKQIVKDGGSASGTKIEGGEQFIHGERGFFSSFEEGNFRKYSGSYGDFVSGTESTKGKQNVYDSGVAWGAHIGRGGVQNVFGRHGRPGGAASNTTVYDGGQQNIFEGGKAEGVIVKEGGKQAVYSGGFTKELTIGNGGHSWIFSGAKLGGGIKVDTGGGLHLFTGDNTPYSTKEEIPLSGRVNEEVFFSGANNSWFDIEKLSGGGTVNFESVGYDERFSTLYVGDLSGSLHFNFRINYGGHRSDYLIVKNGSGNHTINVIDTGIEVADSVSLKHSLVSELNLIFDRSGGANFTLKNPLGGEISTIDSGAYMYILRSRTKISHKRKRDTENEGKIWYLVAATGAQGTHQSGESFSQRRVKKGPQVSASSSSLPGGSSLISFSDEGQKQSRRRPPRHVNDQPRVSVPSRHKPGPHLPPGGLSPISFDGREDNGWKQKPDQPSRRKDKPRVSVPSRHKPGPHLPPGGLSPISFDGREDNGWKQKPDQPSRRKDKPRVSVPSRHKPGPHLPPGGLSPISFDGREDNGWKQKPDQPSRRKDKPRVSVPSRHKPGPHLPPGGLSPISFDGREDNGWKQKPDQPSRRKDKPRVSVPSRHKPGPHLPPGGLSPISFDGKEDNGWKQGQRRSRRHVVEDTQIADLSAVSPSILERRANGADVFESGLKRPEVSASSALMSDDKDDAVMVAFDSKLMSDDATVVFGDETLDLSDDKNDAAMVASDPELMSDDATVAMFGDGTLDLSDDKNDAVMVVSDDANSGETEHQVRSARNVNQRLRVPASSSVSRPEHEAVQVISPEGWNPSLGKPRVSLLLTAPSTDAVLSMAAATGLIFHNEVQSLRSGRGILDKNKKGTALWTSMIKSKEQIAAGHAHFKLEQTGVILGLGHLREFVSGEVYIGGFGSYDQARIVHARDGVSDVSTYGVGAYATYFDHNGWYLDSVVKYNYYQNDLKAISTNKLPIKGAYNQWAVGASFETGYRLYAGKDTWMQPYGQLTWSHVEGQTLKLSNGMIGEIAPSASLRSEVGLSVGHELTFGVDTSLTAYATVSWLREYIDNNHTVINKVHKFTTDLSRDVGKLGVGLSGFLHDKLTFYAEAHYMKGYKTEQSLQGILGIRYNF